The Acidobacteriaceae bacterium nucleotide sequence GAAGAGGTCGCGCAGGACGTTTTCCTCGAGCTGTATCGCTCAGGCGAACGGTTGGAGAGCGCAGACCATACGAAGTTCTGGCTGCGCCGCGTCACGGTGCACCGTGCGACCGACGTGCTGCGCAGGCAGTCGCGCCAGCCAGAGGTCGATGCGGACGAGTGGATGGACGACGTCCACACACCGTCGTCGCAGGACGGTGAAGCCCTGCCGGGCTACGCCGTAGCCGCGCGGCTGGACGAGCTGCTGCGGGCGTTGCCGGAGGCGATGCGTGTGCCGGTGGTCTTGCGTTACCAGGAAGACATGTTGCCGGAGGAAATTGCGCGGTTGTTGAACCAGCCGCTGGCAACGGTGAAGAGCAACCTGCAGCGCGGGTTGAAGCTGATGCGCCGCAAGGCGGAAGTGACGATGAAGGAGTATGTACGCGATGGACGAGCGTAACGACATTCAGGAAGAAGCCATCTCCGCACAGGACGCGGCGTTTGAGCGCGCGCTGAAGGCCGCGATGGTGCGCCTCGACGCACCTGAGGCAATGTTGCAGCGAGTGATGAAGGCGTCTGGAGCAACGGCCTCGCAGGAGAACCGCGTCCTCGCGTTCGATGCGCAGCGCGTCAGGCCGATGCTCTCGCGCACACGCTGGAACGCCTGGATCGGCGGCGCGGTGGCCGCGGTGCTGGCGATCGGTGTCTTCACCGCAGAAGGCGTGCATCGCCACCGCGAG carries:
- a CDS encoding sigma-70 family RNA polymerase sigma factor, producing MAIEAKEFQKLIEQHQRMVFSIALRVAGEYGAAEEVAQDVFLELYRSGERLESADHTKFWLRRVTVHRATDVLRRQSRQPEVDADEWMDDVHTPSSQDGEALPGYAVAARLDELLRALPEAMRVPVVLRYQEDMLPEEIARLLNQPLATVKSNLQRGLKLMRRKAEVTMKEYVRDGRA